The Eubacterium maltosivorans genome includes the window GTACCTACAATCGGTTGTTTTTGGAGACAGGGAATCCCTTTTCATCAAACATAATGTATATCAGTAGAAAGTCTTCTAGATTTGCTACCTTTCCTTATTTAAATGTTTATGTTGATTGCTCTTTGAAAGAACTGAACCAACATATGAAGGAGGAACGGCTGATTTTGAAAGCATTAGTACACACATACTCTTTATCGCAAATGACGGCATCTACAACAGACCTTATCTCACACTCGAGATGTTTAATGCGTTAAAGTAAGATCTAAACCTAAAGTAAAAAGGGAGGAGTTAATGGACAGGGGGGAAATCAGAGTAATTGTAACGATTATTGGCACGTAAGGGAGTGTATCAGCGAAGGAACGTCATAAATTTAACACTGACTCAAAGTATTAGGAGGAGTAAATAATAAAAAGTTAGTATCTTTATAAAAATTTAATTATTTTTTTCTGTTTTGAATGAAATGTCAAAACTATAAGACTTTAGAAAACCCTTTTGCTTTCAAAGTGAAAAATTTTTGTTTATTTATCAATGGCAGATTTCAAGCGGGATGTTATAGTGTTATACCTGGCTGCTATTTGGCATGAAAGTCAGATATTTTATCGAATTTATGTTGGATACAGTTTGATTTTAAAACAGATAAAATTCTAATGGGGCAATTTATGATAAAATAATTATAAAATTTGGTGATATATAGATATAATCCAACTTATTTTTTTGAGTGTAGAAGATTATAAAATCGCATAATATCAATGTTTTGTGCTAATCAAAAACGGCAAGAATTTTTCCTGCTGTTTTTTTGAAATAAATCAGGCTAAAAGTTGTGATTTTTTCCCTTATATAGGTAGCGGAAGATTTAAGTTGTTTTTATCCAAATTCCCCAACTTGAACGCAATTATTTTCACGGTCTTTGAAAACTGAATGAAAATTATCTGGATAAAAACCCTTGCTCCGGTATGGAGCGACGTTAGGATGGGCACTTTACGATGAACCATATTTATAAAAAATCGTGGTAGATTTTTCGCGATGACGATGGAGGGAGGGCAATGCGACGGTTATGATCAATGCAAGAAACAGAGATGGTAGTCCTGCCTTTTCACCAAAAGAAATCATGGAGTATATGGGGCATAGCAGTATCAAGACAACAATAAAAGTCTATGCGCATGTTGAAGAAAAAATTCAAAACAAATAAACAAGCAAGTTAGGATTTTTGTTAGAATAAAAACAGCATGAGTGAATGATTTTGAAATTGACAAAATGTATCAAAAGCGAGTGATACACTCAATATTTGATGGCTGTAACATGAACGTTTTCTTATATATAAACAAGCTCGTGAGACAGGTTTGTTAGAGTTTTGTTAGAGAAGTTAAAAAAAACAGTTTAAACCATCCGAAAATGGCTTAAACTGGCGGTTCCTGATTTGGTGGAGACGGTGGGAGTCGAACCCACGTCCGAAAATGCATTCACAGGAGCTTCTCCGAGCGCAGTCATTGATTAACATTCGCCCTGCAGGATCTCCAATGACAAAGGTTCTGCAGAACTAGCCTCTTATGCGTTTGCGGACCGAGGCCCTTCCCCAAACGGTTCCCTACTGTTATGAACGCTGATCTCCAAATCGCAGGTTAAATGGAGGAGCGTGCAGCAATTATTATGCTGCGGTAAGTCTTAATACGGGTTTAGACTGCAATTAAGCAGCTAAAGCCATACCGTAACTTCTGTTTTCTTTTGCGTTTATATTTAAGTGCCACTTTTAACGATGATCAGCGCATCGGCTCGCTACTCAAGCTTCAACATCCCCGTCGAAACCTTTACGTCCCCATTTGGGTATCTCTGAAAGCTAAACGCTGTGCCGCAGGTTTTTCTGGATACGCCGGTTAGCGTCCCGCTCTGCGATGGTGTGCCGTTTATCATAGAGTTTTTTACCCTTTGCCAGTGCCAGCTCAAGCTTAACCCGTCCGTTTTTAAAATACAGGGACAGAGGCACCAAGGTATAGCCCTCGCGCTGCTTAAGCCCAATAAGCTTGCGGATCTGCTGTTTATGCAGGAGCAGCTTTCTCGGGCGCAGGGGGTCTTTGTTATAGATATTCCCGTGCTCGTAAGGGGTAATGTTCATCTGATAAACATAAACTTCGCCGTCTTTGATGTCGGCATGGCTTTCCTTCAGGCTGGCCTTGCCCTGGCGGAGGGATTTGACCTCGGTTCCGGCAAGGACGATTCCACATTCATAGGTTTCTTCGATGAAGTAATCGTGCCGGGCTTTTTTGTTCTTGGCAATGACTTTGACTGAATCGGCCATAGCACCCATTTCCTTTCTTTCAGATAGTGTTTTATTATACCAGAATCAAAGCGATTAATCAAGGGGTAAATTTTGGGGACAGGGGCGGCTTATGGCCGTCCCTGCTTTGGAATCTGGGCAATTTCAAAATCAATCTGCCGGTTGTTGATGTCGGCGTGAGTAAGCTTGACGGTGACGTCCTGCCCCAGTTTGTAGATTTTGCCAAAGCGTTCGCCTACCTGCTGGTGCATTTCCTCATCGTAATAGTAGTAATCGTCCTTAAGGCTCTGGAGACGAACCAGGCCCTCGATGGTGTTGGGCAGCTCGACAAAAAAGCCAAAAGAGGTCACACCGCTGATCTGGGCAGAGAATGTTTCGCCGATATGCCTTGACATATACTCGACCATTTTAATCTTGTCGACCTCACGCTCAATATCATCTGCCCGGCGTTCCCGTTCGGAGCAATGCTTAGCCATTTCATCAATATGGCCCTTCAGGTATTTTATCTCCTTGGGGTTGAGCGCGTGGTCCATAACCCTGGACAGGGTTCGATGGACAGCCAGATCAGGATAACGGCGGATGGGCGAAGTGAAGTGGGTATAATAGTTGGCGCCCAAGGCATAGTGTCCCTTACAATTGCCTTCGTAGACGGCCTGCTGCATGGTCCGCAGCATCAGACGGGTAATGACATTTTCCTCGGAGGAATCTTCAATATCCTTTTGTAGTTTCTGAAAATCTTTCCCCGTCACTGGGGTGTCCTCCTCGCCAAGGCTGAAGCCAAAGCGTCCGATAAAGGTGCGGAAGGCTGTCAGTTTTTCGGGATCGGGCTCCGGATGGTTGCGGAAGATAAAAGGCAGGCCGGTTTTTTCGATATGGGCGGCGACTGTTTCATTGGCGGCCAGCATAAATTCCTCGATAATTCGTTCGGAGATTCCGCGTTCCAAGGCAACAATCTCACAGGGATAACCCTTTTTGTCCAGCGTGATTTTGGGCTCTGGAAAATCAAAGTCGACCGCGCCCCGCTGAATCCGGCGTTCATTATAAAGAATGGACATCAGCTCCTCCATTTGAAAGAGGATGCTCTCAAATGGCTCGAGGGCTGCTGTGCCCCCATCATGGACACCGTCCAACAGCCGGTTTACCTGGCCATAGGTCATGCGGGCAGCCGAGTGAATCACGGATTTGAAAATATCGTAGCTTAAGATATTGCCTTTGCCATCAATTTCCATGATACAGCTCATAGTCAGACGATCCACGTCTGGCTTGAGGCTGCATACGTTGTTGGAAAGATTGAAGGGGAGCATTGGGATGACTTGGTCGATGGCATAAATGCTGGTCCCCCGTTCGTAAGCCTCCTGGTCAATGGCACCCCGTTCGGTGATATAGTGGCTGACATCTGCGATGTGAACGCCCAGCACATAATGGCCCTTTTCATTCATATTCAGAGAGACGGCGTCATCAAAATCCTTGGCGTCGTCACCGTCAATGGTAAAGATCGTCTCGCCTCTCAGGTCAACGCGGTTTTTTAACATTTCGGGTGTGATTGTATCACTCAGCATATTGGCATCCCGGAGAGTCTCCTCGGAAAATTCCATGGGCACATCAAATTCTCTGAAAATGGACAGAACGTCAATCCTCGGGTCGTCAGCGCTTCCGAGAACCTCCACGATACGGCCCTCAGGATTTTGGCCGCCGTCAGGCCAGACCGTTACGCTTACAACAACCTTGTCATTGGTGTGGGCACCGTACATATAGCGTTCGGGGATAAAGATATCTTTATTCAGCTTATCGTTGTCTGGGATGACAAAACCAAAATTTTTGTGCAGCTCGAAACGGCCCACCAGTTTGCTGCGCCCGCGTTCGAGCACTTTGACAATTTCTCCCTCTGCCCGGCGGTCTTTGGCAGCTGTGAGGAGGCGCACCTCCACCCGGTCCATGTCCAGGGCACCGTTCAAGGAGCTGGGGGCAATAAAAATATCCTGATCTATGCTCTCATCGTCCGGGGTCACAAAACCAAAGCCTCTGGAGTGTCCCTGAAGGATTCCGGTAATTCTTTTTTCGTCTTTGATGTTGACATAGCGCTCCTGATGGTCGCAGGCAATTTTGCCCTTCCGAACCATCTCGGTCAGCAGGTTGTTCAGCATCTGTTTATCTTTTTTATTGTGAAGATCCAAAAGGTATGCCAGATCCTTAAAGCGCATCGGCCTGTATCTGGAGCTTTCGATTACGGACTTCACCATCTTTTTTAAGTCTTTTGTTTTCATAATGCCTCATTTTCTGTATAATATATAACCTTTATAGGTTCATTCTAACAGAGTAAAGTCTTAAACTCAATCAATTACATAAAATTAACCGCTGCTCTCAGAAGAAAACAGCGGTTAGAGGGTTAATCCTTTAACGCAGAAATGGACGCAGCGATCTGGGTGGCCTTTTCAAAAACCTCGGGCTGCCTGGATAAATCAGGCTTCATATCTGGCGTGTAGATAATGCTATCCTGGGCCATCAACGCCAGACCGCTCATTTCACAGACGTCGCCCACACCGCAGGTCATACAGGCGATGGGCGTTTGAATATTTAGAAATTCCGGAGCTGGCAGACGATGGTAGTTCACGAAAAAGTCGGTCAGACCTTTCTGAGCGACCTCAGGGCTGGTGCCGGAGGACACCACACAGACAATTTTTTTGAGATTAAGCTTGACGCCCAGGTGACGCAGAGCAAACCAGCGCTCCAGAAAAACATGGGTCATAGCGTTAAAGCCCAGAGAAAACGCGTAGTAGGTGGGAAACCCAAGAATCAGGACATCAGCCTCCATGAGACTGGTCTGAATAGAGTCCCAGCCGTCCTCCTGTACACAGCGGTTGGTATGGACACAGAGCATACAGCCTAAACAGGGGTGCAGCTTATAGTCGCTCAGATAAACAAGCTCCTTCTCGATACCCTCCAGATTATTTGTGAGGTACTCGACGACCTGGGCGGTGCTTCCGTCCCTACGAGGAGAACCAACAACTGATAGAACCTTCATAACAATACTCCCTCTCCCTTATATAATGTAGATATTCTTTAAAAACAATATAGCAGAGAAACCGCTTAAAAACAATGATAAAAAAATGCGAAAAAAGTTTAGAAAAGGTATTGACATTCCTAAAGCATCGTCGTATAATAATGAAGCTGTCGCAAGTGAGACAGCAAGTGAGTGAGAAATCACCACTTCGCATAAAAGTTTTTTTAAAAAAGTTCAAAAAGAGCTTGACATTGAAAAAACAAGATGCTAAAATATAGAAGTTCTCTCCGCAAGAGGGAACAACGATTACAGCGAAAAGCTGTAAGGGTCATAGAAAAGAGAATAGTACCATAAAACCTGAAATTCCAGCTGATGGAAATCAGCAAAGGATAAAAAACGCAAGTGCGATGAACACTTCAAAAAAATCATCACATGAACCAGATCAAAAAGCCGAAAGGCAAACGATAAACTTTTTATTGAGAGTTTGATCCTGGCTCAGGACGAACGCTGGCGGTATGCTTAACACATGCAAGTCGAACGAGAAGATCAGTTAAGAACCTTCGGGGGAATAAGTGATTGGAAAGTGGCGAACGGGTGAGTAACGCGTGGGTAACCTGCCCTATGGAAAGGAATAGCCTCGGGAAACTGGGAGTAAAGCCTTATATTATGGAGAGATCGCATGGTCATTTCATGAAAACTCCGGTGCCATAGGATGGACCCGCGTCCCATTAGCTAGTTGGTGAGATAACAGCCCACCAAGGCGACGATGGGTAACCGGTCTGAGAGGGCGAACGGTCACACTGGAACTGAGACACGGTCCAGACTCCTACGGGAGGCAGCAGTGGGGAATATTGCGCAATGGGGGCAACCCTGACGCAGCAATACCGCGTGAGTGAAGAAGGTTTTCGGATCGTAAAGCTCTGTTATTGGGGAAGAAAACATGACGGTACCCAATGAGGAAGTCCCGGC containing:
- the smpB gene encoding SsrA-binding protein SmpB — protein: MADSVKVIAKNKKARHDYFIEETYECGIVLAGTEVKSLRQGKASLKESHADIKDGEVYVYQMNITPYEHGNIYNKDPLRPRKLLLHKQQIRKLIGLKQREGYTLVPLSLYFKNGRVKLELALAKGKKLYDKRHTIAERDANRRIQKNLRHSV
- the rnr gene encoding ribonuclease R; this encodes MKTKDLKKMVKSVIESSRYRPMRFKDLAYLLDLHNKKDKQMLNNLLTEMVRKGKIACDHQERYVNIKDEKRITGILQGHSRGFGFVTPDDESIDQDIFIAPSSLNGALDMDRVEVRLLTAAKDRRAEGEIVKVLERGRSKLVGRFELHKNFGFVIPDNDKLNKDIFIPERYMYGAHTNDKVVVSVTVWPDGGQNPEGRIVEVLGSADDPRIDVLSIFREFDVPMEFSEETLRDANMLSDTITPEMLKNRVDLRGETIFTIDGDDAKDFDDAVSLNMNEKGHYVLGVHIADVSHYITERGAIDQEAYERGTSIYAIDQVIPMLPFNLSNNVCSLKPDVDRLTMSCIMEIDGKGNILSYDIFKSVIHSAARMTYGQVNRLLDGVHDGGTAALEPFESILFQMEELMSILYNERRIQRGAVDFDFPEPKITLDKKGYPCEIVALERGISERIIEEFMLAANETVAAHIEKTGLPFIFRNHPEPDPEKLTAFRTFIGRFGFSLGEEDTPVTGKDFQKLQKDIEDSSEENVITRLMLRTMQQAVYEGNCKGHYALGANYYTHFTSPIRRYPDLAVHRTLSRVMDHALNPKEIKYLKGHIDEMAKHCSERERRADDIEREVDKIKMVEYMSRHIGETFSAQISGVTSFGFFVELPNTIEGLVRLQSLKDDYYYYDEEMHQQVGERFGKIYKLGQDVTVKLTHADINNRQIDFEIAQIPKQGRP
- a CDS encoding flavodoxin family protein, giving the protein MKVLSVVGSPRRDGSTAQVVEYLTNNLEGIEKELVYLSDYKLHPCLGCMLCVHTNRCVQEDGWDSIQTSLMEADVLILGFPTYYAFSLGFNAMTHVFLERWFALRHLGVKLNLKKIVCVVSSGTSPEVAQKGLTDFFVNYHRLPAPEFLNIQTPIACMTCGVGDVCEMSGLALMAQDSIIYTPDMKPDLSRQPEVFEKATQIAASISALKD